One window of Mucilaginibacter inviolabilis genomic DNA carries:
- a CDS encoding phosphoribosylpyrophosphate synthetase, with translation MNTMTTLSEVIQKLQSEGYIVDFNLKENCLECHQNALQVHPNEFVVDKHYRFEGMSDPADEAIVYAISSTVHNIKGILVNGYGMSSEPLAEELVDALKEKGDH, from the coding sequence ATGAACACCATGACAACCCTATCTGAAGTTATCCAAAAACTCCAGTCGGAAGGCTATATCGTAGATTTTAATCTCAAAGAGAATTGCCTGGAATGTCATCAGAACGCTTTGCAGGTTCATCCTAACGAATTTGTGGTAGACAAACACTACCGGTTTGAAGGCATGTCTGACCCGGCAGATGAAGCTATAGTCTATGCGATCTCTTCAACTGTGCATAATATTAAAGGAATACTGGTAAATGGTTATGGGATGTCCAGCGAACCACTCGCCGAAGAACTGGTCGATGCATTAAAGGAAAAAGGAGATCACTAA
- a CDS encoding nitric-oxide reductase large subunit, whose protein sequence is MKNPKKLWMTFAIVIGLSFMVLLYFGVKIYQNAPPIPEKVVSANGEVLFTADDISNGQNVWQSIGGQEVGSIWGHGAYVAPDWTADYLHRESLFILDAWAKADYGSPYDKITDEQQMVLQTRLKKEIRKNTYDPGTKTLQLSAVRVQAFEYLNNYYAGIFGNNSNDDKLRNEYAISKNAIKDPAKARLMGMFFFWASWACVTDRPGETVSYTHNWPNDNLVGNIATGDLMLWTGFSIIILLLGIGILAFYNAQHSEEDQASDEVPVEDPLLSIKPTPSMRATIKYFWIVTVLIVLQVVLGVVTAHYGVEGTAFYGFPLADYMPYSLSRTWHVQIAIFWIATSWLATGLYIAPAVTGYEPKFQKLGVNFLFICLLIIVGGSMVGQWYAIMQKLGYLQNFWFGHQGYEYVDLGRFWQIFLFIGLILWLILMTRAIMPALRSKNNSRHLLIMFIVSSIAITLFYAAGLMWGRRSNLAVAEYWRWWVVHLWVEGFFEVFATVVMAFIFTRMKLLNEKFATLNVLFSTIIFLSGGILGTFHHLYFSGTPTAILAVGSSFSALEVVPLVFIGIEAFHNYKISKLKPWIQAYKWPIYCFIAVAFWNFLGAGIFGFLINPPIALYYMQGLNTTPLHGHAALFGVYGVLGIGLMLFVLKGLYRQNVWKDTWIRFAFWSINIGLMLMLLLSLLPIGLLQTIASVNHGMWYARSAEFMQQPLMNTLRWMRLFGDTIFALGTVALAIFVIGLATGWSYKKDEYDLKKVEQNK, encoded by the coding sequence ATGAAAAATCCCAAAAAACTATGGATGACCTTTGCCATTGTCATAGGTTTATCTTTTATGGTATTGCTTTACTTTGGCGTAAAAATTTATCAAAATGCGCCTCCCATTCCTGAAAAAGTAGTTTCAGCGAACGGTGAGGTTTTATTTACTGCCGATGATATCAGTAATGGGCAAAATGTTTGGCAAAGTATCGGAGGACAGGAAGTTGGCTCGATATGGGGCCATGGTGCTTATGTCGCTCCTGACTGGACCGCCGATTACCTGCATAGGGAGTCGCTGTTTATTCTGGATGCTTGGGCAAAAGCGGATTATGGTTCACCTTATGATAAGATCACCGATGAACAACAGATGGTCTTGCAAACGCGGCTAAAAAAGGAAATCCGTAAAAATACCTATGACCCTGGCACCAAAACACTGCAGCTATCAGCGGTAAGAGTTCAGGCGTTTGAATACCTGAACAATTATTACGCAGGTATTTTTGGGAACAACAGTAATGATGATAAGCTAAGAAATGAATATGCTATTTCTAAGAATGCGATAAAAGATCCCGCTAAAGCCCGGTTAATGGGTATGTTTTTCTTTTGGGCGAGCTGGGCCTGTGTTACGGACAGACCGGGCGAAACGGTTTCCTATACACACAATTGGCCGAATGATAATTTGGTGGGCAATATTGCTACCGGAGACCTCATGTTATGGACAGGTTTCAGTATCATTATTTTACTTCTTGGGATCGGGATCTTAGCATTTTATAATGCGCAACACAGTGAAGAAGATCAGGCTTCTGACGAAGTGCCTGTAGAGGATCCCTTACTTTCTATTAAGCCTACGCCCTCTATGCGGGCTACGATCAAATATTTCTGGATCGTTACCGTTCTGATCGTGCTACAGGTTGTTCTGGGAGTGGTCACCGCACATTACGGGGTTGAAGGAACTGCGTTTTACGGGTTCCCCTTAGCCGATTATATGCCGTATTCTTTAAGCAGAACGTGGCATGTCCAGATCGCGATTTTTTGGATCGCGACTTCCTGGCTGGCCACCGGCCTATACATTGCGCCAGCAGTGACCGGTTATGAGCCTAAATTCCAGAAACTGGGCGTCAACTTTTTATTTATCTGCTTGTTGATCATTGTAGGTGGTTCTATGGTTGGTCAATGGTACGCTATCATGCAAAAATTAGGCTATCTACAAAACTTCTGGTTCGGCCATCAAGGCTACGAATACGTTGATTTAGGGCGCTTTTGGCAGATATTCCTGTTTATTGGTTTGATATTATGGTTAATCTTGATGACCAGGGCGATCATGCCTGCCTTAAGAAGCAAGAATAACAGCCGGCATCTACTAATTATGTTTATTGTATCTTCTATAGCTATCACCTTGTTTTATGCTGCAGGCTTAATGTGGGGGCGCAGAAGTAACCTGGCAGTTGCAGAATACTGGCGCTGGTGGGTAGTACATCTTTGGGTCGAAGGCTTCTTCGAAGTTTTTGCTACCGTAGTAATGGCGTTTATTTTTACCCGGATGAAATTGTTGAACGAGAAATTTGCAACCCTAAATGTACTCTTCTCTACCATAATTTTTCTGTCAGGAGGTATTTTAGGAACTTTCCATCACTTGTATTTTTCCGGTACGCCGACCGCGATTTTAGCGGTAGGTTCTTCCTTCAGCGCTTTAGAGGTAGTACCTTTGGTCTTTATTGGTATTGAAGCTTTTCACAATTACAAGATCAGTAAACTTAAACCATGGATACAAGCTTATAAATGGCCCATCTACTGTTTTATTGCGGTTGCGTTCTGGAACTTTTTAGGCGCAGGTATATTCGGATTTTTAATTAATCCGCCAATTGCTTTATATTATATGCAAGGTTTAAATACGACTCCCTTACACGGTCATGCGGCATTATTCGGCGTATATGGCGTTTTAGGGATCGGCTTGATGCTATTTGTTTTAAAAGGGTTGTACCGCCAAAATGTGTGGAAAGACACCTGGATCAGGTTCGCCTTTTGGAGCATAAATATCGGCTTAATGCTGATGCTTTTATTGAGCCTGTTGCCCATTGGATTATTGCAAACCATAGCAAGCGTTAATCACGGAATGTGGTATGCAAGATCTGCCGAGTTTATGCAGCAGCCCTTAATGAATACCTTACGCTGGATGCGATTGTTCGGTGATACCATTTTTGCACTCGGAACAGTGGCACTTGCTATTTTCGTAATTGGCTTGGCAACCGGCTGGAGCTACAAAAAAGATGAATATGATCTCAAAAAAGTAGAACAAAACAAGTAG
- a CDS encoding NRAMP family divalent metal transporter, which produces MADKRSAKKNKFLKFLTVLGPGLTTGAADDDPSGIATYSQTGAQFGFGQLWTALYMLPFMIAVQEACARIGLVTGKGIAAVVRQHYSKPVLYSVVGLVVIANTINIGADIGAMAAAAQLLIPVPFVVLTLLFTAGILILEIFTNYKVYSKILKWLALALLSYPVTVFIVHQDWLTVAKASVIPHVEFSFAFLFIITGVFGTTITPYMFFWEASQEVEEEKDKGLLQKNGKPRISWKHISTMRQDNTAGMIISEITTWCILLVGASVLHNSGIRDLKNASDAAKALEPLVHSFPNAGFLAKLIFSIGIIGLGLLAVPVLSGSAAYAVSEALDWNASLNLKLRSAHGFYGVITISTLIGLIINFIGIDPVKALVYTAVLNGIAAVPLLFLVARIASDETIMGEFKSGWLSKSFLWATFAVMGAAAVSLLFTL; this is translated from the coding sequence ATGGCAGATAAACGATCCGCGAAAAAAAATAAGTTTCTGAAATTCTTAACCGTCCTTGGCCCGGGGCTGACGACCGGGGCAGCGGATGACGATCCTTCAGGTATCGCCACGTACTCGCAAACCGGTGCGCAGTTCGGTTTTGGCCAGCTATGGACGGCATTGTATATGCTGCCTTTCATGATCGCCGTTCAGGAGGCCTGTGCGCGGATCGGATTGGTTACCGGCAAGGGAATTGCCGCTGTTGTCCGGCAGCATTACAGCAAGCCGGTGTTGTACAGCGTAGTAGGCCTCGTCGTTATAGCCAACACGATCAACATTGGAGCAGATATCGGTGCCATGGCGGCAGCGGCGCAACTACTTATTCCAGTTCCTTTTGTTGTTCTGACACTATTGTTTACCGCAGGTATCCTTATACTGGAAATCTTTACGAATTATAAGGTCTACTCCAAAATTTTAAAGTGGCTGGCACTGGCGCTGTTGTCTTACCCCGTGACGGTGTTCATCGTTCATCAGGATTGGTTAACCGTGGCCAAAGCCTCAGTCATCCCTCATGTGGAATTTAGTTTTGCATTCCTTTTTATCATTACCGGCGTTTTCGGCACGACTATTACCCCATACATGTTTTTTTGGGAGGCTTCCCAGGAGGTAGAGGAAGAGAAAGACAAGGGATTGCTGCAAAAAAATGGGAAGCCGAGGATTAGCTGGAAGCATATAAGCACGATGCGCCAAGACAATACAGCGGGCATGATCATTTCAGAAATAACGACCTGGTGTATTCTCCTTGTAGGTGCTTCGGTCTTGCATAACAGCGGTATAAGAGACCTGAAGAACGCCTCGGATGCCGCGAAGGCCCTGGAACCGCTGGTGCATTCCTTTCCAAATGCCGGGTTCCTGGCTAAACTGATCTTTTCGATCGGCATTATCGGGCTTGGTTTACTTGCCGTGCCGGTTTTGTCAGGCTCCGCAGCTTACGCAGTTTCCGAGGCTTTGGACTGGAATGCAAGCCTGAATCTGAAATTAAGGAGTGCCCACGGCTTTTACGGAGTTATCACCATTTCGACACTGATCGGCCTGATCATCAACTTTATTGGTATAGACCCGGTGAAAGCCCTGGTATACACTGCGGTACTGAACGGTATTGCTGCCGTACCATTGCTTTTTCTGGTGGCCAGGATCGCATCAGATGAAACTATCATGGGCGAATTTAAGAGCGGCTGGCTATCAAAGTCGTTTCTTTGGGCTACTTTTGCAGTAATGGGCGCCGCTGCTGTTTCCCTATTGTTTACGTTATAA
- a CDS encoding penicillin-binding protein, with translation MTRSNMHIKLTNGNIIQCVADSSSAPEQGWVVETLIIPLLALNDAEKELALITEWCTMNEQRVNAVYRYIISLPSKTVHFFEENYSYSEDKFYLGDNITHRYDAYIASHNALGELLNDINENPL, from the coding sequence ATGACACGTTCAAATATGCACATCAAATTAACGAACGGCAATATTATTCAATGCGTTGCCGACAGCAGTAGCGCACCCGAACAGGGATGGGTAGTGGAAACACTCATTATCCCACTGCTTGCCCTTAACGATGCTGAAAAGGAACTTGCCCTCATCACCGAGTGGTGTACCATGAATGAACAGCGGGTAAATGCGGTTTACCGCTACATTATCAGCCTGCCAAGCAAGACCGTCCACTTTTTCGAGGAAAATTACAGCTACAGCGAGGATAAGTTCTATTTAGGCGATAACATCACCCATCGCTATGACGCGTACATCGCAAGCCATAACGCATTAGGTGAGTTGCTCAATGACATCAACGAAAATCCACTTTAA